The Terriglobales bacterium genome window below encodes:
- a CDS encoding carbon-nitrogen hydrolase, with protein sequence MAAPEQFRVGLIQMSCSPDPEKNLEHAMDMVREAAGRGAQVVCLPELFLAQYFCQREDAALFDLAEPIPGPTTTRLSQLARQQKIVLIASLFEKRAPGVYHNTAAVLDADGKLNGIYRKMHIPDDPLYYEKFYFTPGDLGFRAFDTAVGRVGTLVCWDQWYPEGARLTALSGAHVLFYPTAIGWHPAEKDEHGAAQQDAWRTIQRAHAIANGVYVAVANRVGHETGNIRGKETPGAGLDFWGTSFLCDPFGAVIAEAPADQEDIVVGEVNLRKLEDVRRNWPFLRDRRIDSYAGITKRMLD encoded by the coding sequence TTGGCGGCACCCGAGCAGTTTCGCGTGGGACTGATCCAGATGTCGTGCTCTCCCGATCCGGAGAAGAACCTGGAACACGCGATGGACATGGTGCGTGAAGCGGCCGGACGCGGCGCGCAAGTAGTGTGCTTGCCGGAGTTGTTCCTGGCGCAGTATTTCTGCCAGCGCGAAGATGCGGCGTTGTTCGACCTCGCCGAGCCCATCCCCGGTCCGACCACGACCCGCCTGTCGCAACTGGCACGGCAGCAGAAGATCGTGCTGATTGCGTCGCTGTTCGAAAAGCGCGCTCCCGGCGTGTATCACAATACGGCCGCGGTGCTGGATGCGGACGGCAAGCTGAACGGTATCTACCGCAAGATGCACATTCCTGACGATCCGCTCTACTACGAGAAGTTTTACTTTACCCCCGGGGACTTGGGCTTCCGCGCCTTCGACACGGCGGTGGGACGCGTGGGCACGCTGGTCTGTTGGGACCAGTGGTATCCGGAGGGCGCCCGGCTGACGGCGTTGAGCGGGGCGCACGTGCTGTTTTATCCGACCGCAATCGGGTGGCATCCGGCGGAGAAGGATGAACACGGCGCGGCGCAGCAGGATGCGTGGCGGACCATCCAGCGGGCGCACGCCATTGCCAACGGCGTCTACGTGGCGGTGGCGAACCGCGTCGGACACGAGACCGGCAACATTCGGGGCAAAGAAACGCCGGGAGCAGGACTGGATTTCTGGGGCACTTCGTTTCTGTGCGATCCGTTCGGTGCGGTGATCGCGGAAGCGCCGGCAGACCAGGAAGACATCGTGGTGGGCGAAGTCAACCTGCGCAAGCTTGAGGATGTGCGCCGCAACTGGCCGTTCCTGCGCGACCGCCGGATTGACAGCTATGCGGGAATTACCAAGCGGATGCTCGACTGA
- a CDS encoding deoxyhypusine synthase family protein: protein MKQKHGQGSGHGKKQHGAHAPEGAGIDRRLHTPEEDHLVPLESLDLGRIRGVDDLVRAMGRTAFTGRQVGEAADVLEAMARDKDCLIVMTLAGAMTVAKQGLIITELIDRGIVRALVSTGALMAHGLVEGIGRSHYVYDPKMNDVELYEAGYNRVYDTLEPEQNLDQVERIVAPILDKWDAAQTVCSWKLNRAIGEQLSKHVKERGILKSAYEKNVPVFVPAFTDSELGLDFALHNRMRARQNRPQLRYDPFEDVNKYADTMLASPRMGVFTIGGGVPRNWTQQLGPYLELRHRRGGEDVPLKRFHYGLRICPEPVYWGGLSGSPYTEAISWGKFVPPEEGGRFAEVFLDATVGLPLVVGAVLERLGKG, encoded by the coding sequence TTGAAACAAAAACACGGCCAGGGTTCCGGTCATGGCAAGAAGCAGCACGGCGCACACGCTCCCGAAGGCGCCGGCATCGACCGCCGCCTGCACACGCCCGAAGAAGACCACCTGGTTCCACTGGAATCGCTCGATCTCGGGCGCATCCGCGGCGTGGATGACCTGGTTCGCGCCATGGGCCGCACTGCCTTTACGGGACGGCAGGTGGGCGAGGCCGCCGACGTTCTGGAAGCCATGGCGCGCGACAAAGACTGCCTGATTGTGATGACCCTGGCTGGCGCCATGACCGTCGCCAAGCAAGGCCTGATCATCACCGAGCTGATAGACCGCGGCATCGTGCGGGCGCTGGTTTCCACCGGCGCTTTGATGGCCCACGGCCTTGTCGAGGGCATCGGCCGCTCGCACTACGTTTACGATCCCAAGATGAACGATGTTGAGCTTTACGAGGCCGGCTACAACCGCGTCTATGACACCCTGGAGCCGGAGCAGAACCTCGACCAGGTGGAGCGCATCGTCGCGCCCATCCTCGACAAATGGGATGCCGCGCAGACGGTGTGCTCGTGGAAACTGAATCGCGCCATCGGCGAGCAACTCAGCAAGCACGTCAAGGAGCGGGGAATCCTGAAATCAGCTTACGAGAAAAACGTGCCCGTCTTTGTCCCCGCCTTTACCGACTCCGAGCTTGGCCTCGATTTCGCTCTTCACAACCGCATGCGCGCCAGGCAGAACCGGCCGCAATTGCGTTATGACCCTTTTGAAGACGTGAACAAGTACGCCGACACCATGCTCGCTTCGCCGCGCATGGGCGTGTTCACCATCGGTGGCGGCGTGCCGCGCAACTGGACGCAACAGCTGGGGCCGTACCTGGAGCTTCGTCACCGCCGCGGCGGCGAGGACGTTCCGCTCAAGCGCTTTCACTACGGCCTGCGCATCTGTCCCGAGCCCGTGTATTGGGGCGGTTTGTCGGGCAGTCCGTACACGGAAGCGATTTCCTGGGGAAAATTCGTGCCTCCGGAAGAAGGCGGGCGATTCGCCGAAGTGTTTCTCGACGCCACCGTGGGCCTGCCGCTGGTTGTCGGCGCCGTCCTGGAAAGGCTGGGAAAAGGATAA
- the pdxT gene encoding pyridoxal 5'-phosphate synthase glutaminase subunit PdxT — protein sequence MKIGVLALQGDFDAHRRRLQELGAEVVLVKKPEQLDEIDALVIPGGESTTFLKLLGEAGFEKLKQFVRLKPTFGTCAGAILLAHQVGNPPQPGLGALDVTIQRNAYGRQIDSSIRLGASKLGPEPLEMVFIRAPKFQKLGPGVEVLAREGDDPVLVRQGSVVAATFHPELSDDKRVHQYFLDLVRKGG from the coding sequence ATGAAAATCGGAGTGCTGGCACTGCAAGGCGACTTCGACGCGCACCGCCGACGGCTGCAGGAACTCGGCGCCGAAGTCGTGCTGGTGAAAAAACCGGAGCAGTTGGATGAGATCGACGCGCTGGTCATTCCCGGCGGCGAGTCCACCACCTTCCTCAAGCTGCTCGGCGAGGCCGGCTTCGAGAAACTGAAGCAATTCGTCCGCCTGAAGCCCACCTTCGGCACCTGCGCCGGTGCCATCCTGCTCGCGCACCAGGTCGGCAATCCGCCGCAGCCCGGGCTGGGCGCACTCGACGTCACCATCCAGCGCAATGCCTACGGCCGTCAAATCGACAGCTCTATTCGTCTCGGCGCCTCCAAGCTGGGCCCGGAGCCGCTGGAAATGGTTTTCATTCGCGCCCCCAAATTTCAGAAGTTAGGCCCCGGCGTGGAAGTGCTCGCCCGCGAAGGTGACGATCCCGTCCTGGTCAGGCAGGGAAGCGTGGTGGCGGCAACGTTCCATCCTGAACTCTCCGACGACAAGCGCGTCCACCAGTACTTCCTCGACTTGGTGCGCAAAGGCGGCTAG